TCTAAACGTGTTTCAGGTATCACCAATTTATCATTAAACTCAATCGATGTATTAAGTGGTTTAGATACCGTAAAAATTTGTACAGCTTATGAGCTGGATGGTGAATTGATTTATCACTATCCTGCCAGCTTGAAAGAATTAAGCCGCTGTAAACCAGTCTATGAAGAATTACCTGGCTGGTCAGAAGATATCACTGGCTGTAAAACATTAGCTGATCTACCAGCGAATGCACGTAACTATGTCCACCGTATCTCTGAATTAGTCGGTGTTCGTATTTCAACGTTTTCTGTCGGACCAGATCGCAACCAAACCAATGTTTTAGAAAGTGTTTGGGCTCAAATTTAACTAGATAAAAATGAGAAACGGTGAAATAAATCGTTTCTCATTTTTTTATTCATTTTTAGTAAGAGACTTCCCTGAATAAGGCATGAGTATCTTTTGAATATATGTTAAAATAGAAAAACAGCTAGGGGGATATAAAAATGACTTTTAAGATAGTGACAGATTCATGTTGTGATTTACCATATACATATTTAGAAACAAATGATGTTGATTTTATCAGCATGACGATCCAGTTAAATGGGAAAGAATTAGTGGATGATTTGGGGAAAACATTCGACTATGATTGGTTTTTACAAGAAATAAAAACAGGAGGTATGCCAACGACCTCTCAGGTGAATGTTGGCCGTTATATTGAATTTTTTAAGCCGTTCGTAGAAAAACAAATGCCTGTTTTATATTTAGCTTTTTCATCTGGGTTAAGCGGTTCGTATCAAAGTGCGATGCAAGCTGTTGATATATTGAAAGAAGAGTTTGCAGAAGCAGAAGTTTATGTGATCGATACGAAAGCAGCTAGTTTGGGTGAAGGGCTGTTAGTGAGTGAAGTAATCGGTTTGAAACAGGCTGGGCATTCCTTAGAAGAAATTTTATTATGGTTGTCAGAAAATAAAATGACAGTTCACTCTTGGGTGACTGTAGATGATCTGAAACATCTGGAGCGTGGCGGCCGAATATCAAAAGCAGCTGCAGCAATTGGTGGATTGATGAATGTAAAACCAATTATTGTAGTAGATCCACAAGGAAAGCTGCAAAATATCGGTAAAGTCCGCGGTCGCATCAAAGCCTTGAAAAAATTAGCAGATGAAACGGTTCGAGGAATGATCGATCCGACTAACCAAACGCTATTTATCGCTTATGCAGGTGATTTGGAAAGCGCGGAAAAGGTCAAAGCATTGATCGAAGAACAGGTTCAAGTGAAAGAAATTCGCCTGCATCCACTAGGACCAACGATTACAAGTCATACAGGAAATGGCTGTATAGCTGTATTTTCCAGAGGCAAGGAAAGAGTATAACTTGTTATTTAACTAGAAGATGTGAAGCAAAGAGAATCGCTCGATTTGCTTCACTTTTTTTATTAGAGTTAAAAATAGGACTAAAGTCTGATTACAGAAAGGTTTCATTGATATTACAATAATGTTACGTTACACATTATATTTAGCTCCTTACTAAAAGGGTTGTTGCGTTGAAGGGAAGTAAGGAGCTAAATCAAAAAAGGGGTTAATTACAATGAAAAAGTTCAAAAAAATAACGAATAGAGGATTATTTTTTTTACTCTTATTTTGGAGTATTGCTCTACCAATGAAAGCTTTTGGACAAGGAGAAAATTTACCGGAAGCGCCAACTGATTTTTACTTAGACCAGTTGACTATTTTGACCGAAGAAACACAACAGTTGATCAATACTAAAGGGGACTATTATAAAGAGCAAACAGAAAATCCTCAAGTGGTTCTTGCAACGATTGAATCAACGGATGGTGACAGTATAGATAGTTATGCGCCAGAGCTTTTTGATAAGTGGGGAATTGGGAATCAGGAGCATGACAATGGCATTTTGATTTTATATGCTTTAAATGATGGTGATCGCAATGTAAGGATCGAAGTCGGTTATGGTTTAGAAGATGTGATTACAGATAGCACGGCTATGAATATTTTAGTCAGTCAAAAAGATAAACTCAAGTCTTCAGATCCTGAATTGATCAATGAAGGTTTACAGTATGTATTTAATGCAGTAGTAACGTTGATCGATCAAGAATATGATTATCCTGCAGATGAACATGCATTGAGTCAATCAGAGTTAGATGGGTTTTATGAGGATGAAGATGATAATGTAATTTATACATCGTATAGTTTTTGGGATTCTGTGGATGGAGAGTCTATCTTAAGTTTCTTGTTATTTTTTATTATTGCCATTTTGTCGACTATTTTTGGTACAGGTTCAGGTGGTGGTAGTAGCAGCAGTGGTTCTTCTTCTGGTGGTTCCTGGGGAGGAGGCAGCGGAGGCGGCTCTAGCTCAGGTGGTGGTTTTTCTGGCGGCGGAGGAAGCTCCGGCGGAGGCGGTGCCAGTATTTAAAAAAAAGATCAAACGCTATTTTTCAGCGTTTGATCTTTTTTTTTAATATTCACCTGAGAAAAGTTCATCCAATTGTTTTTGGACATCTTTATTTTCTAAGAACTCATCATAGGTTGTATCTGCACGATCGACAACCCCTTTATCAGAAACAGCAATGATGCGGTTTGCTAATGTTTGAATGAATTGATGGTCATGTGAAGCGAATAAAATAGCACCAGTGAAGGCCATCAAGCCATCATTCAAAGCTGTGATCGATTCTAGATCCAAGTGATTTGTTGGATCATCTAATACAAGAACATTAGATTTAGACAACATCAGTTTAGATAGCATTACACGAACTTTTTCACCACCGGAAAGAACATTGACTGATTTCAACACATCTTCACCAGAAAAGAGCATTCTACCTAAGAAGCCGCGCAAGAAAGTATTGTCATCTTCTTCTTTGCTGGCAAATTGACGTAACCAATCTAAGATCGTCAGATCAGTATCAAAATCTTTGCTGTTGTCTTTTGGTAAATAGGCTTGAGAAGTTGTAACGCCCCACCGAACAGTACCAGTATCAGGTGTGATTTCACCCATGATCACTTTGAAAAGTGTAGTTGTAACAATATCATTATCCGCAATAAACGCTACTTTATCGACATTACTTAGAGAAAATGAGATATTGTCTAAAATTTTCTTACCATCAATTGTGACCGAAACATTCTCCACGTGAAGTAAATCATTACCGATTTCTCTTTCAGGTGTAAACCCAACGAATGGATAACGACGTGAAGAAGGCTGGATATCATCAAGTGTGATTTTGTCCAACATTTTTTTACGTGAGGTCGCTTGTTTTGATTTTGATGCATTCGCACTGAAACGTGCAATAAAGTCTTGTAATTCTTTGATTTGTTCTTCTTTTTTCGCGTTAGCGTTGGATTGTAATTTTGCAGCTAGTTGGCTTGATTCTAACCAGAAATCATAGTTCCCAACATATAATTTGATTTTGCCGAAATCAAGGTCAGCCATGTGCGTACACACTTTATTCAAGAAGTGACGGTCATGGGAAACAACGATAACGGTATTTTCAAAGTTGATCAAGAATTCTTCTAACCAATTGATTGAACGAGTGTCTAAACCATTGGTCGGCTCATCTAATAGTAAAACATCAGGTTTACCAAATAGAGATTGAGCAAGCAATACTTTCACTTTTTGACCAGCTGTTAATTCACTCATTTTTTGGTCATGCAAACTTTCAGGAATGTTCAATCCTTGTAGTAAAACAGCAGCTTCAGGTTCAGCTTCCCAACCGTCAAGCTCAGCAAATTCTCCTTCGAGCTCAGCCGCTTTGATACCATCTTCATCAGAAAAATCTTCTTTCATGTAGATCGCATCTTTTTCTTTCATCACTTCATAGAGACGTTTATGTCCCATAATAACTGTTTCTAGAACAGTATTATCTTCGTAGTCAAAGTGATTTTGTTTTAGTGTGGCCATCCGCTCATCAGGCCCCAATGTCACAGAACCTGTCGTAGGCTGGATTTCACCAGATAAAATTTTTAAAAAAGTTGATTTACCGGCACCATTTGCACCGATCAAGCCATAACAGTTACCAGGTGTGAATTTAATATTTACATCATCAAAAAGTTTGCGGTCTGAAAATAGCAAACTTACATCATTTACAGTAATCAATTGATTTCCTCACTTCATATATAATAGTTAAACCTCTCTGCATTATAGCGAGGAAACCTAGATTTTTCAAGGAATTTCAGACTTTTTCAGAAATCCCTTGTGCTTTTTATACAAATCAGGAATTTTCACAATAATTGTGTGTTTCATGTGGAACATTCTGATAAAAAGGTTATTAGTGTACTTTTTTTGCGATACACTGTATGATACACATAAAATTAGTGTATCGTTTTAGAGTTTTGGGTGTAAAAAAGGAGAGTGTGGGATGAAACGAATTGAACGGATCTATCTTTATGTAAAAGAGCAGACCGAAAATTTTCAACCGAGGGATGTTTCTTTAGGGAGCGGTGTGACGACAGGTGACGTTTCAAAAGCTTTGGGCATTCAACGAACCAATGCCAGTAAAGATTTGAACCAACTAGTAAGAGAAGGACTGTTGGAAAAAACAGATGGACGTCCTGTTAAGTATGTAGATAAAGCTGTATTTAAATATCATCCGCTATCTAAACCAGTGAAAAGTTATCGTGAAAATAGTTTGGTGAATGAACAAGAAGCGGAAATATTGCCATCTCAGCAATCTGCTAAAAAGTTTGCTGGTGAAGATATTTTCAAAGCGATGATTGGGTCCACTGGAAGTATGAGAACGCCTGTTGAACAGGCAAAAGCAGCTATTTTATATCCGCCTAAGGGCTTGAATTGTTTGATTACTGGTCCAACAGGATCTGGCAAAACCTATTTTGCTCATGCGATGTTTCAATTTGCCTTACTGAATCAAGTCATTGACTCATCTAAAAAATTAGTTGTTTTTAACTGTGCGGACTATGCGCATAATCCAGAATTATTGATGTCACACTTATTTGGTTATGCAGAAGGAGCATTTACAGGAGCGAACAAGGCGAAAGAAGGAATCATCCATGAAGCAGATGGCGGTATCTTATTTCTTGATGAGGTACATCGCTTGCCGCCGGAAGGACAGGAGATGGTCTTTTATTTTATGGATCATGGAACCTACTCCCGTCTAGGTGAAACGGTCAAAAATCGTCATGCAGATGTCAGGATCATTTGTGCAACAACAGAAAATCCAACCTCCTCTTTATTGAATACCTTTGTCCGCAGAATTCCGATCATTATTCAACTACCTAATTTTGTTGATCGGCCAGCGAAGGAAAAGATCGATCTGCTTAGAGTAATGATTTCAATGGAAGCTTCTCGAATCCATCGAACGATCTCTTTGTCAGAAGATGTCGTAAAAGCCTTGATAGGCAGTGTTTCTTATGGAAATGTCGGACAATTAAAATCAAATGTTCAGTTAGTGACAGCGCGCGGCTTTTTAAATCATATCGATCAAGATGAGTTGGTGATCACGATCGATGAGTTAACGGATAGCATCAAAGAAGGGATGATGCAGCTGGCAAGCAATCGTGATTTGCTGGCAGAGCTGTCAAAATATTTAGAGCCGCAAATGGTCGTTACACCTAATGAACCATTAGTGACGATCCAGTCGGATTCCTATGAGCTGCCATACAACCTTTATGAAATCATTGGAGATAAGGCTGCTTTACTGAAGGCAGATGGTTTAGAGCAGGAAGTCATCAATAACTTTATTACAACAGATATCAATGTTCACTTAAAATCATTCTACAAAGATCATGGATTTACGTTTGACACGGAAAATAAGTTAGCAGAAATTGTAGATCAACGGATCATTGATGTAACGAAAGAGATTTATATTTTTGCGAAACAGAAATTGAATTATAATTTTCAATCGAACTTTATCTATGCGATGAGTTTGCATATCAGTTCTTTTTTGAAACGAATCCAAAATGGTGAAGAAAGACAGCAGCAGCTGAATGAAAACATTCGAAATATGGTATTAGACTATCCGCTGGAATTCGAAACTGCTCAAGAGATCAAGCAGATCATTGCGACCAGCTATCAGATGAAGATTCCAGATTTTGAAACCTACTATTTAGCTGTCTTGTTGATTTCACTAAGAGAAAATAAAGATGCTGGGCGAATCGGTATCGTCGTAGCAGCTCATGGGAAAAGTACAGCGACGAGTATGGTACAGGTCGTATCTCAATTATTGAATGTCGATAATTTGAGAGCAGTAGATATGCCGTTGGAAATGCAGCCTAAAGACGCACTGCGTCAGATTGTCAATGTAGTAAAAGAAGTAAATGAAGATAGTGGTGTGATTCTTTTAGTAGATATGGGCTCTTTGGCAACCTTTTCAGACGAAATAACACGTCAAACAGGGATCGATGTCCGGACAGTCGATATGGTGACTACACCGATCGTTTTAGAAACGGCTAGAAAAACATCATTGATCGATACACAATTAGATACACTCTATGAATCCTTGAAGAATTTCCAGGGCTATGCAGGAATGCAGCAAGAGAGAAAAAATGAAGCTGCTGCACCATGGAAAAAGCGAGTGATCGTTGCCATATGTGCTTCAGGTGAAGGAACGGCTAAACGGATGAAAGAAATGATCGAATCGGCTGTTCCGCTTCAATTGGGACTGGAATTAGAGGTACTGCCTTTATCGATCGTTGACATGAAAGAAAAATTGGTCGCCATTCAAGAAGAGTATCAGGTCATCGCTGCGACAGGGATCACAGATCCTAAGATTGCCGCGCCATTTATTTCAATGGAAAACTTTTTCTCTGGAGATGCAGAAACGATCATCGAACGCTTATTGCTTGAGAGCGAAATTTCTGTAGAACAGCAAGAAATGACTGAACAAACGGCGAAACAAGCATGTATCGCTTATATGGAAGAAAGTTTTACGTTCATTAATCCGAAAAAGGTCATCGATCCATTGTGGGAGTTTGCTGATATCATTCGAACAAAGCTGTCTCTGAAACTGGATTATACTTTTTACGTAAATCTTATTATGCACTTGGCAGGAATGTTAGAGCGCGTACTGCAGCATGAAACTCTCTCATTATCGGAAGAAGAATTGGCTCATATCATGTCCGAACCTAGTTATGAGGTTGTAGCAAAAGCAACCCTTTATTTGAAACAGACGTTTCAACTGGAATTACCATTGGAAGAAATCTATTATATTATTCAGCTGATCAAGAATACGCAACTGAATCAACTACAAGATGAAAAAAATACACTAGATTGAATACACAAAAAAGATACACTGACATAGTGTATCTTTTTTGTGTATTTCCTTAAATAAATCCATAGTTTTTGGTTTTTTCAAGCAATACACTAAAGTTGGCACGAAACTTGCTTTAAATAAGATGAGCGAGGAAACACGGCTGTTAAATAAACATTTTATTGAAATAATCGATGTTTAATGATCGTTATTTTGGTAATAAATGAAAGAGCATAGTATTTTATTACTAAAGAATGTTTAAAAAAACATTTCGTGAAAAGAATCGCAAATGCAAGAAGGAGAACAATGGATGATGGATATTCGCTTAGTGCGCATCGATGACCGTCTGATACACGGACAAGTAGCTACAGTTTGGACAAAAAGTACCAATGTTGAGCGAATCTTAGTAATTAGTGATGCAGTAGCACACGATACACTGAGAAAAGCATTACTTGTACAAGCTGCTCCGCCCGGTGTGAAGGTCAATGTTATTACGGTTGAAAAAATGATCGAGATTTTTTCAGATGAACGTTTCGCAGGTGTGAAAGTTATGTTGCTGTTTACTAATCCAGAAGATGTACAACGAGTCGTAAAAGGCAATGTCGTTTTTCATTCAGTCAATATTGGCGGGATGAGCTTCACTAGTGGGAAACGAATGATCTCAAATGCTGTGGCAGTCAACGAACAGGATATCGCAGCATTCAAATATCTGAATGATCAGGGAATCAAATTAGAGATTCGTAAAGTAGTTGCAGACAGCCAAGTGGATTTGATGGAATTACTGAAAAAAGAACAACTTGTTTGATTTTTCAGATTCTATAAATAATAGAAGCAGACTAGAAGCCAATTGTGGAAACCAGTCCAGAAACGATTGAAAGAGGTGGTCATATAGAGAAATAAAGTGTAGATTTTTATCACTAAAGGATATGCAACATTGTCACTAATGAAACGGTAGATAAACACGCCGCATAACGCATTTTTTTAGTTTATATCTTTTCTAATGGTCGTTTATGATAACGAAACGTTAGTGACTATGTCATTGAAAAAAATACAGGAGGTATCAAATTATGGTAGGAATTATTCTTGCTAGCCATGGCGAATTTGCTCAAGGCATTTTACAATCCGGTTCCATGATTTTTGGCGAACAGGAAAAAGTACAAGCAGTTGTGTTGATGCCTAGCGAAGGCCCAGATGATTTAAAAGCAAAGTTAAATCAAGCAATTGCTACGTTTGATGAGGAAGACGAAGTATTATTTTTAGTCGATCTATGGGGAGGTACACCGTTTAACCAAGCAAATAGTCTTTTTGAAGAGCATAAAGATAAATGGGCGATCGTTAGCGGATTGAACTTGCCAATGTTGATCGAAGCATATGCTTCTCGTTTCTCAATGAACTCTGCACATGAAATTGCAGCACACATTCTTGAAACAGCTAAAGAAGGCGTGAGAATCAAACCAGAAGAATTAGAGCCAGCTGAAGCACCTAAAGCTGCTGTTGAAGATGCACAACCTAAAGGTGCATTGCCTGAAGGAACAGTAGTCGGCGATGGCAAAATCAAATTTGTTCTAGCACGTGTCGATTCTCGTTTGTTACATGGACAGGTTGCGACTGCTTGGACGAAATCAGTGTTGCCAAATCGAATCATCGTCGTTTCAGATGCAGTATCAAAAGACGATCTTCGTAAAAAATTGATCGAACAAGCAGCTCCTCCAGGGGTTAAAGCAAACGTTATCCCAATCAGTAAAATGATCGAGATTTCAAAAGATCCACGTTTTGGCAATACAAAAGCATTATTACTATTTGAAAATCCAGAAGATGTGGTCAAAGTCGTAGACGGCGGCGTAGATATCAAAGAAGTCAACGTTGGCTCAATGGCTCACTCAGTTGGGAAAGTCGTAGTAAGCAAAGTATTGTCAATGGGACAAGAAGATGTCGAAGCGTTTGAAAAATTAGAAGCGAAAGGCATCAAATTTGATGTTCGTAAAGTGCCAAATGATTCTCAAGCAAACATGGATGAAATCCTTAAAAAAGCAAAACACGAATTAGCTGAGGCACACGCAAAATAACACAAAATCTTAAATGAAAAATAGGAGGCTTATCATGTCTATTATATCAATTATTTTAGTAATTTTTGTTGCCTTTCTAGCTGGTATGGAAGGGATTCTAGATGAATTTCAATTCCATCAACCGTTAGTGGCATGTACGTTGATCGGTTTAGTTACTGGTCATTTGGAAGCAGGGATCATCTTAGGTGGAACATTGCAAATGATCGCGCTTGGATGGGCAAATATTGGAGCAGCCGTAGCGCCGGATGCAGCATTGGCATCGGTAGCATCAGCAATTATTTTAGTTAAAGCACTAGGTGCACAAAGTATTTCTGTCAAAGATGCGGTATCTTCATCAATCGCTATCGCTGTACCACTTGCAGTAGCAGGACTTTTCTTAACAATGATCGTTCGTACATTAGCTGTACCGATCGTTCACATGATGGATTCAGCAGCAGAAAAAGGCAATATCAGACAAATTGAAGCATTGCATATTTTAGCAGTATGTATGCAAGGGATTCGTATTGCGATTCCAGCAGGCGCACTTTTATTCATTCCAGCAGAATCTGTACAAGGTGCATTGGAATCAATGCCAGCTTGGTTGACTGATGGTATGGCTATCGGTGGTGGAATGGTCGTTGCTGTAGGTTATGCATTGGTAATCAACATGATGGCAACAAAAGAAGTTTGGCCATTCTTCGTTATCGGTTTTGTCGTAGCTGCGATTTCTCAATTAACATTGATCGCATTAGGAGCTTTAGGTGTCGCTTTAGCCTTGATCTACTTGAACCTTTCTAAAATGGGCGGTTCTTCAAATGGCGGCGGCGGAAGCAATACTGGTGACCCGCTTGGCGATATTCTAAACGATTATTAATCTGTAAGAGTATAAAGTAGCAAAGTCTCACAGAGTTCGATTTGTATCATATCTCTAGGAATTAAAATTTAAGAGCTATGATAAAGGAGGAGAAGAGAAATGGCAGAAAAAATTGAATTAACTAAAAAAGATCGTTTAGCCGTTGCATGGCGCTCTACATTCATTCAGGGTTCTTGGAACTATGAGCGTATGCAAAATGGTGGATGGGCATTCTCAATGATCCCAGCGATCAAGAAATTATATAAAACAAAAGAAGATCGTTCAGCGGCGTTAAAACGTCACTTGGAATTCTTCAACACACACCCATATATTGCTTCACCAATTCTTGGGGTAACATTAGCACTGGAAGAAGAACGTGCCAATGGCGCACCAGTTGATGATGTAGCGATCCAAGGGGTTAAAGTTGGGATGATGGGACCATTGGCCGGTGTT
This sequence is a window from Enterococcus wangshanyuanii. Protein-coding genes within it:
- a CDS encoding mannose/fructose/sorbose PTS transporter subunit IIA — encoded protein: MVGIILASHGEFAQGILQSGSMIFGEQEKVQAVVLMPSEGPDDLKAKLNQAIATFDEEDEVLFLVDLWGGTPFNQANSLFEEHKDKWAIVSGLNLPMLIEAYASRFSMNSAHEIAAHILETAKEGVRIKPEELEPAEAPKAAVEDAQPKGALPEGTVVGDGKIKFVLARVDSRLLHGQVATAWTKSVLPNRIIVVSDAVSKDDLRKKLIEQAAPPGVKANVIPISKMIEISKDPRFGNTKALLLFENPEDVVKVVDGGVDIKEVNVGSMAHSVGKVVVSKVLSMGQEDVEAFEKLEAKGIKFDVRKVPNDSQANMDEILKKAKHELAEAHAK
- a CDS encoding TPM domain-containing protein; its protein translation is MKKFKKITNRGLFFLLLFWSIALPMKAFGQGENLPEAPTDFYLDQLTILTEETQQLINTKGDYYKEQTENPQVVLATIESTDGDSIDSYAPELFDKWGIGNQEHDNGILILYALNDGDRNVRIEVGYGLEDVITDSTAMNILVSQKDKLKSSDPELINEGLQYVFNAVVTLIDQEYDYPADEHALSQSELDGFYEDEDDNVIYTSYSFWDSVDGESILSFLLFFIIAILSTIFGTGSGGGSSSSGSSSGGSWGGGSGGGSSSGGGFSGGGGSSGGGGASI
- a CDS encoding ABC-F family ATP-binding cassette domain-containing protein encodes the protein MITVNDVSLLFSDRKLFDDVNIKFTPGNCYGLIGANGAGKSTFLKILSGEIQPTTGSVTLGPDERMATLKQNHFDYEDNTVLETVIMGHKRLYEVMKEKDAIYMKEDFSDEDGIKAAELEGEFAELDGWEAEPEAAVLLQGLNIPESLHDQKMSELTAGQKVKVLLAQSLFGKPDVLLLDEPTNGLDTRSINWLEEFLINFENTVIVVSHDRHFLNKVCTHMADLDFGKIKLYVGNYDFWLESSQLAAKLQSNANAKKEEQIKELQDFIARFSANASKSKQATSRKKMLDKITLDDIQPSSRRYPFVGFTPEREIGNDLLHVENVSVTIDGKKILDNISFSLSNVDKVAFIADNDIVTTTLFKVIMGEITPDTGTVRWGVTTSQAYLPKDNSKDFDTDLTILDWLRQFASKEEDDNTFLRGFLGRMLFSGEDVLKSVNVLSGGEKVRVMLSKLMLSKSNVLVLDDPTNHLDLESITALNDGLMAFTGAILFASHDHQFIQTLANRIIAVSDKGVVDRADTTYDEFLENKDVQKQLDELFSGEY
- a CDS encoding mannose/fructose/sorbose PTS transporter subunit IIB — its product is MMDIRLVRIDDRLIHGQVATVWTKSTNVERILVISDAVAHDTLRKALLVQAAPPGVKVNVITVEKMIEIFSDERFAGVKVMLLFTNPEDVQRVVKGNVVFHSVNIGGMSFTSGKRMISNAVAVNEQDIAAFKYLNDQGIKLEIRKVVADSQVDLMELLKKEQLV
- a CDS encoding sigma-54-dependent transcriptional regulator — translated: MKRIERIYLYVKEQTENFQPRDVSLGSGVTTGDVSKALGIQRTNASKDLNQLVREGLLEKTDGRPVKYVDKAVFKYHPLSKPVKSYRENSLVNEQEAEILPSQQSAKKFAGEDIFKAMIGSTGSMRTPVEQAKAAILYPPKGLNCLITGPTGSGKTYFAHAMFQFALLNQVIDSSKKLVVFNCADYAHNPELLMSHLFGYAEGAFTGANKAKEGIIHEADGGILFLDEVHRLPPEGQEMVFYFMDHGTYSRLGETVKNRHADVRIICATTENPTSSLLNTFVRRIPIIIQLPNFVDRPAKEKIDLLRVMISMEASRIHRTISLSEDVVKALIGSVSYGNVGQLKSNVQLVTARGFLNHIDQDELVITIDELTDSIKEGMMQLASNRDLLAELSKYLEPQMVVTPNEPLVTIQSDSYELPYNLYEIIGDKAALLKADGLEQEVINNFITTDINVHLKSFYKDHGFTFDTENKLAEIVDQRIIDVTKEIYIFAKQKLNYNFQSNFIYAMSLHISSFLKRIQNGEERQQQLNENIRNMVLDYPLEFETAQEIKQIIATSYQMKIPDFETYYLAVLLISLRENKDAGRIGIVVAAHGKSTATSMVQVVSQLLNVDNLRAVDMPLEMQPKDALRQIVNVVKEVNEDSGVILLVDMGSLATFSDEITRQTGIDVRTVDMVTTPIVLETARKTSLIDTQLDTLYESLKNFQGYAGMQQERKNEAAAPWKKRVIVAICASGEGTAKRMKEMIESAVPLQLGLELEVLPLSIVDMKEKLVAIQEEYQVIAATGITDPKIAAPFISMENFFSGDAETIIERLLLESEISVEQQEMTEQTAKQACIAYMEESFTFINPKKVIDPLWEFADIIRTKLSLKLDYTFYVNLIMHLAGMLERVLQHETLSLSEEELAHIMSEPSYEVVAKATLYLKQTFQLELPLEEIYYIIQLIKNTQLNQLQDEKNTLD
- a CDS encoding DegV family protein — encoded protein: MTFKIVTDSCCDLPYTYLETNDVDFISMTIQLNGKELVDDLGKTFDYDWFLQEIKTGGMPTTSQVNVGRYIEFFKPFVEKQMPVLYLAFSSGLSGSYQSAMQAVDILKEEFAEAEVYVIDTKAASLGEGLLVSEVIGLKQAGHSLEEILLWLSENKMTVHSWVTVDDLKHLERGGRISKAAAAIGGLMNVKPIIVVDPQGKLQNIGKVRGRIKALKKLADETVRGMIDPTNQTLFIAYAGDLESAEKVKALIEEQVQVKEIRLHPLGPTITSHTGNGCIAVFSRGKERV
- a CDS encoding PTS mannose/fructose/sorbose transporter subunit IIC, translating into MSIISIILVIFVAFLAGMEGILDEFQFHQPLVACTLIGLVTGHLEAGIILGGTLQMIALGWANIGAAVAPDAALASVASAIILVKALGAQSISVKDAVSSSIAIAVPLAVAGLFLTMIVRTLAVPIVHMMDSAAEKGNIRQIEALHILAVCMQGIRIAIPAGALLFIPAESVQGALESMPAWLTDGMAIGGGMVVAVGYALVINMMATKEVWPFFVIGFVVAAISQLTLIALGALGVALALIYLNLSKMGGSSNGGGGSNTGDPLGDILNDY